A window of Candidatus Poribacteria bacterium contains these coding sequences:
- the lptC gene encoding LPS export ABC transporter periplasmic protein LptC, producing MRKLLILPLLALFFISCSNEEIRSPSESEKKLNYQLWGFSAEHRRDGRLRWRVGGKEAIFLKDGRVRITDPLLVIFDKGKKAAVIKGEEGEVDQNREDIRITGNVEGISRKGRFYTQEVVWRDSQDKLLAPGEVKVVKGKSTMWGREMISDPNMKFVELKDVKFNVRSEDEKHVEELPPTPED from the coding sequence TTGAGGAAGCTCCTGATCCTGCCCCTGTTAGCTCTCTTCTTTATCAGCTGTTCGAACGAGGAAATCAGATCTCCCTCCGAATCGGAGAAGAAGCTGAACTATCAGCTTTGGGGGTTTAGCGCGGAACACAGGAGAGATGGCAGGCTCAGGTGGCGCGTCGGGGGAAAAGAGGCGATTTTCCTGAAAGACGGCAGGGTACGGATCACAGATCCCCTGTTGGTGATATTCGATAAGGGTAAAAAGGCGGCCGTGATCAAAGGCGAAGAAGGGGAGGTCGATCAAAACAGGGAGGACATCAGGATAACAGGGAACGTAGAGGGGATCTCCCGTAAAGGCAGGTTTTACACTCAGGAGGTCGTCTGGAGGGATTCTCAGGACAAATTGCTCGCCCCCGGAGAGGTGAAGGTGGTAAAGGGCAAATCGACGATGTGGGGGCGTGAGATGATCTCCGATCCGAACATGAAGTTCGTCGAGCTTAAAGACGTGAAATTCAACGTGAGGTCCGAGGATGAGAAACATGTCGAGGAACTTCCTCCAACACCGGAGGATTAA
- a CDS encoding LptA/OstA family protein has protein sequence MRNMSRNFLQHRRIKAFGYLLPFILLLILSQVAWVEEGKRKPAAEEVKPEKGYIVGSADEYEENEKDGVIIFRGNVRMIRENGYLYADQVEVHRDPKTGDVLKTIATGHVDMKDGDLIAKCDKAILDEANDIIELSGSVVVIRGSDRVEAPYVKYDRKTGRRFGKGGVRFKVQLKEKKAEQ, from the coding sequence ATGAGAAACATGTCGAGGAACTTCCTCCAACACCGGAGGATTAAGGCTTTCGGATATCTGCTCCCGTTCATCCTCCTGTTGATCCTCTCTCAGGTGGCATGGGTTGAGGAGGGGAAACGGAAACCGGCGGCCGAGGAGGTGAAACCGGAGAAGGGATATATAGTCGGCAGCGCCGATGAGTACGAGGAGAACGAGAAGGACGGTGTGATTATATTCAGGGGAAACGTCAGGATGATCAGGGAGAACGGTTACCTCTACGCCGATCAGGTTGAGGTACATAGAGACCCCAAAACGGGCGATGTGCTCAAGACCATAGCAACGGGACATGTGGATATGAAGGACGGGGACCTGATCGCCAAGTGTGATAAGGCGATCTTGGACGAAGCCAACGATATCATAGAGCTATCGGGCTCAGTCGTCGTTATCAGAGGTTCCGACAGGGTGGAAGCCCCATATGTCAAGTATGACCGCAAAACCGGCAGGCGTTTCGGCAAGGGCGGGGTGAGGTTCAAGGTACAGCTCAAGGAGAAAAAGGCGGAACAATGA